One window from the genome of Diabrotica virgifera virgifera chromosome 6, PGI_DIABVI_V3a encodes:
- the LOC126886016 gene encoding UPF0389 protein CG9231 has protein sequence MNYISNFFAKTQRLKPTTLVRFTHSLESSHKVNNLEKKFLVWTGKYKNVAEVPPYVTQSTMERCRNRMRIKIANYMMAATAVGCLAMVYLGKQDAKKGKTLSQENKDWHAKIKAEHEAKKDNA, from the coding sequence atgaactacatttcaaatttttttgcaaaaacacagCGTCTGAAACCTACTACTTTAGTTAGGTTTACACATAGTCTGGAATCATCACATAAAGTTAACAACTTAGAAAAGAAATTTTTGGTATGGACAGGCAAATATAAAAATGTTGCAGAAGTACCACCTTATGTTACTCAAAGTACAATGGAGAGGTGTAGAAACAGAATGAGAAttaaaattgcaaattatatgATGGCTGCTACAGCTGTAGGCTGTCTTGCTATGGTTTATTTGGGAAAACAAGATGCCAAGAAGGGAAAAACTTTAAGTCAGGAAAATAAAGATTGGCATGCGAAAATTAAAGCTGAGCATGAGGCCAAAAAAGATAATGCATAA